A single region of the Austwickia chelonae genome encodes:
- a CDS encoding ATP-binding cassette domain-containing protein, whose amino-acid sequence MASTELAIEAEGLIKTFGEVRALRGVDLAVPAGSVLGVLGPNGAGKTTAVRILSTLIVPDGGRAQVAGVDVLTDPMGVRRRIGVAGQYAAVDEHLTGRENLDMIGRLYHLGRAGARARAAELLGDFRLEDAADRPAKTYSGGMRRRLDLAGALVARPPVVFLDEPTTGLDPRSRGDMWQVIGDLVSGGTTVLLTTQYLEEADLLADHIVVVDHGRIIAEGSADSLKAQVGGERLQVTVEDPARIGEAATFLESLAVGPAETVGHTRTITVPIDQGTAALIDAVSHFRAAKLRIQDIGIRRPTLDDAFLTLTGHRADAEDTSATTTGAGS is encoded by the coding sequence ATGGCTTCCACCGAGTTGGCGATCGAGGCCGAAGGGCTGATCAAGACCTTCGGCGAGGTGCGGGCCCTGCGCGGGGTCGACCTCGCCGTACCGGCCGGATCCGTGCTGGGAGTCCTCGGCCCCAACGGCGCCGGCAAGACCACAGCCGTACGGATCCTGTCGACCCTGATCGTCCCGGACGGTGGGCGGGCCCAGGTCGCCGGGGTCGACGTCCTCACCGACCCGATGGGGGTGCGCCGCCGCATCGGCGTCGCGGGGCAGTACGCCGCCGTCGACGAGCATCTCACCGGCCGAGAGAATCTCGACATGATCGGGCGGCTCTACCATCTCGGGCGCGCCGGAGCACGAGCCCGCGCCGCCGAACTCCTCGGCGACTTCCGACTCGAGGACGCCGCCGACCGACCGGCCAAGACCTACTCCGGTGGGATGCGGCGCCGCCTCGACCTGGCCGGGGCCCTCGTCGCCCGCCCGCCGGTGGTCTTCCTCGACGAACCGACCACCGGCCTGGACCCGCGCAGCCGCGGAGACATGTGGCAGGTCATCGGCGACCTCGTCTCCGGCGGTACGACGGTGCTGCTCACCACGCAGTACCTCGAAGAAGCCGACCTGCTGGCCGATCACATCGTCGTCGTCGACCACGGCCGCATCATCGCCGAGGGCAGCGCCGACAGCCTCAAGGCCCAGGTCGGCGGCGAACGCCTCCAGGTCACCGTGGAGGACCCCGCCCGGATCGGCGAAGCGGCCACCTTCCTGGAGAGTCTCGCCGTCGGCCCCGCGGAGACGGTCGGACACACCCGGACCATCACCGTCCCCATCGACCAGGGCACCGCCGCGCTCATCGACGCCGTCTCCCATTTCCGGGCGGCGAAGCTGCGCATCCAGGACATCGGGATCCGTCGGCCCACCCTCGACGACGCCTTCCTCACCCTCACCGGTCATCGCGCCGACGCCGAGGACACCTCCGCCACCACCACGGGAGCCGGCTCATGA
- a CDS encoding SdpI family protein: MMLGVIGGLGVTVTGLAVWRIVEAAAEGRLDRNSEMGIRTVRTRRSDEAWVTGHQKARPLARIIFGYCVLMGLALTGSGVRDGEAASFVTGVLFAMAYMGATGGLLGMAFLANKGARSSD, translated from the coding sequence ATGATGCTTGGCGTAATAGGTGGATTAGGGGTAACCGTCACTGGTCTTGCCGTTTGGCGCATAGTGGAGGCGGCTGCTGAAGGGCGACTCGATCGAAATTCAGAAATGGGAATTCGAACTGTCCGTACTCGGCGTTCAGATGAGGCATGGGTCACTGGCCATCAAAAGGCAAGACCATTGGCTAGAATAATTTTTGGCTATTGTGTTCTGATGGGACTTGCGTTAACTGGTTCAGGTGTACGCGACGGTGAGGCTGCATCTTTCGTCACTGGCGTGCTGTTTGCTATGGCATATATGGGAGCGACAGGTGGCCTTCTGGGTATGGCCTTCCTCGCAAACAAGGGAGCCCGATCTTCTGATTGA
- a CDS encoding dienelactone hydrolase family protein: MKNRLFTVAATAALFTGLTTGSAAAAPVTDGAALATGSSTLTAYAFRPGMLKGTNVNEPKHQASLSRFEGVLAVPDKPGKHPLAVIVHGSYPNCVWYGKGALTTAEANALDWKEACGTKPPTEKEGLTAGHDYIRYPASFAYLAKHLADRGIATVVIDVSAKDMNWTGEVDARKVQQALVQEHLRLLKDFDQGKDHGVKFTSPVKGKLDFTRQAMIGHSSGGGWLIDKWTKNELPDVKAAVALQSVTSTTIPKTPTGTAPVLFLGGSCDEQARIADVQKDAKELGTANPKVPVVFADVARTTHAGLVGGFGSHRHGMVTPVDTPACATDKLLPRETMRAVNARIVGDFLTDALAGRTTYTFSASDKTKIDVKAMNSAAKVATRSGGPLPEMVAPRSVKFQEIPEFFIPELPKDVRIIPSDHSQGD; this comes from the coding sequence GTGAAAAACCGCCTGTTCACCGTGGCGGCGACTGCCGCCCTCTTCACAGGGCTGACCACCGGTAGCGCCGCTGCGGCGCCGGTCACCGACGGGGCAGCACTCGCCACTGGGTCCTCCACCCTCACCGCGTACGCCTTCAGACCCGGCATGCTCAAAGGCACCAATGTCAACGAGCCGAAGCATCAGGCCTCCCTCAGCCGCTTCGAAGGCGTCCTCGCCGTACCGGACAAACCCGGGAAACACCCGCTGGCGGTGATCGTCCACGGGTCGTACCCCAACTGCGTCTGGTACGGAAAAGGCGCACTGACCACCGCCGAAGCCAATGCCCTCGACTGGAAGGAGGCCTGCGGGACGAAACCGCCCACGGAGAAGGAAGGCCTCACCGCCGGACACGACTACATCCGATACCCCGCCAGCTTCGCCTACCTGGCCAAACATCTCGCCGACCGCGGCATCGCGACCGTCGTGATCGACGTCTCGGCCAAGGACATGAACTGGACGGGAGAGGTCGACGCCCGCAAGGTCCAGCAGGCGCTCGTGCAGGAGCATCTCCGCCTGCTCAAGGACTTCGACCAGGGCAAGGACCACGGAGTCAAATTCACCTCTCCGGTGAAAGGGAAACTCGACTTCACCCGCCAGGCCATGATCGGGCACAGCAGCGGTGGCGGCTGGCTGATCGACAAATGGACGAAGAACGAGCTGCCCGACGTGAAAGCCGCCGTCGCCCTGCAGTCGGTCACCTCGACCACGATCCCCAAGACGCCGACGGGTACCGCCCCGGTCCTTTTCCTCGGCGGCAGCTGCGACGAACAGGCGCGGATCGCAGATGTCCAGAAGGACGCCAAGGAACTGGGCACTGCCAACCCGAAGGTCCCCGTCGTGTTCGCCGACGTCGCGCGCACCACTCATGCCGGACTCGTCGGCGGATTCGGTTCGCACCGGCACGGGATGGTCACTCCGGTCGACACTCCTGCCTGCGCGACCGACAAACTGCTGCCCCGGGAAACCATGCGGGCCGTGAACGCCCGGATCGTCGGCGACTTCCTCACCGACGCCCTCGCCGGGCGCACCACCTACACCTTCTCCGCCTCGGACAAGACCAAGATCGACGTCAAGGCGATGAACTCCGCAGCCAAGGTGGCCACGCGGTCTGGCGGCCCATTGCCTGAGATGGTCGCGCCCCGCTCGGTGAAATTCCAGGAAATCCCGGAGTTCTTCATCCCGGAGCTGCCCAAGGACGTCAGGATCATCCCCAGCGACCATTCCCAAGGGGACTGA